The genomic segment TGTTGAAGTACATACCGCAGGTGAGAGGTTCTGCCGAGAACCGGCTTTCCTTGATTTGCAGGCTCCAGGGGATATAGTTCTGCTTCAAGGTAAATGTCAGTTTGGTGCAATCGGACTGATATTTGGGCAGGACACCCAGAAATATATCCGTTTCCCACTGGTTACGTTTTCCGTAATCCCAGCCTGTACCCAGTGACAGCAAACCCATGTTGCCGGCAAACTGTATTTTGGTGTGTGTGGGAATCAAGGCTTCCCAATGTTTGCGATAGCGGTGCACACGCCGGTCGTAACGGCTGTGATGTGTACGGCCGGTCACAATGGTATCAGGCTTGCGTTGCAGGTAGACAGTATCGTGTTTCACGATAATCACTGTATCTCTTTCTTGCGCAGAAAGCGCGCCGCACCACAATAGCAGCAGGCAGATAACGGCGGCGAGTACGGGTTGATTAGAAATAGACCACTTCGCGTTCATATCCGTCGGGTGTTATGGTGAATATATAGTAATTGCGGTTCTTCATACAGTCGCTCATGTAGTACATGATGCCGTCCTCGAAGAGGTTTTCCTCGAATACATGGTGTTCGTGGGCGGCGGTACAGAATTGTATGCCGGGGAACTCGGTTACGTAACGGTGAAAGACACGTGCCACGTTGTTATTGAACTGGTCGGCATAAGGGCGGACATGCATGGACACTACGGTTTTGTCGAACTCGTCTTTACGGTCGGTAATTTCGTTTTCAAGAAAGGTGAAGTCGGGAATGGGGCGGGAGTAGTCGAACTCCATAGCGTTGGTGTTCAGGCATACGAATTTTATCCGTCCGGCAATGAACGAAAAGTTGGGGTCGCCGAATACGGCGCGATATGTCTCTTCTCCTGTGCCAAGGCAGTCGTGGTTGCCAATCAAGGTAACATAGGGCACGTGGAGCTTGTTCATAATGTCGCGTTGCCAAAGGAACTCGTCAGTAACACCGAAGTCGCTCATGTCACCGCCATGAATAACGAAGTCGATGTCGTCGCGCTTATTTATCTCTCCTACGAAATCCAGCGTCTCGTCATACCAGCGTTGCGAGTCGCCCATAGTCACGAATTTAATCGTTGTCTTGCCTTTGCATTTCTGTTCTATCTCTGCAATGTTATGGGCATTTACGTCGGTCTCACCGCTGATGCGCACATCATACGGGTGATAGTCTATCATGTCGCAGCCATCCATGAACAGGCAGAGGAATGATAGGAGTAAGGGTTTATATGGCTTTATCATATTAATCAGCTTGGTATATAAGTGTATGCCTATGAAAACTGAGGGCAAAGGTAGAGTTTTCATTCAATAGAAAAGTTGTCCTATTTTCCGTTTTTCTGTCCTGTAAAAGAGATTTTGTTTCACTGCAACACTATACAAAAGGACATGGATTCTTTTCAGACGGAAGAATATAAGAACATACTGGATGGGCTGCTGTGTCTAATTATTGGACAGGCTGTGTCTAATTATTAGACACTGATACTTATACGGTCTGTCCACTACTTGCTGACAACCAGTACTATAACTGTTTTGGCACGCTTTCTGCATTATCTTAGGCAGGAAAAATAACATAATAAATAAAAACATAACAATATAAATATAGTATGAAACAAATCTATTATGTCATTCAAACTTTGCTCCGGGGACGCGGCTCGAACATCATCAAAATTATCTCCTTGGGGTTAAGCCTGACGATGAGTATCCTGCTTTTCTCACGCGTTGCATACGAGCAGAGCTTTGATACC from the Bacteroides eggerthii genome contains:
- a CDS encoding metallophosphoesterase family protein encodes the protein MIKPYKPLLLSFLCLFMDGCDMIDYHPYDVRISGETDVNAHNIAEIEQKCKGKTTIKFVTMGDSQRWYDETLDFVGEINKRDDIDFVIHGGDMSDFGVTDEFLWQRDIMNKLHVPYVTLIGNHDCLGTGEETYRAVFGDPNFSFIAGRIKFVCLNTNAMEFDYSRPIPDFTFLENEITDRKDEFDKTVVSMHVRPYADQFNNNVARVFHRYVTEFPGIQFCTAAHEHHVFEENLFEDGIMYYMSDCMKNRNYYIFTITPDGYEREVVYF